The following coding sequences lie in one Kamptonema formosum PCC 6407 genomic window:
- a CDS encoding response regulator, whose amino-acid sequence MNSQQSEAPLGYILIVDDQPDNLRVLSALLRKRGYECRRAINGQLALRACNSNPPDLILLDIVMPVVDGYEVCKQLKSGEKTCDIPVIFLSAKGEVFEKVKAFAAGGADYISKPFHSEEVLARVEHQLTMQRLQKQLKEQNQILQAEIKTRLGVEKVLQEQNKILQKEISDRKQAEAALRESERFTQQIAEASPNILYIHDLIEQRNIYINGQIRQVLGYTPQEIQNMGCKLLSNLIHPEDIVKLQEYYQKIKNCSNGNIFEFDYRMKHQDGSWRWLKSRDAIFVRTPEGQVKQLLGTASDITEQKQTEDEIRLLLATTQAINRSLDFQDALTVILGLFCTSIGWDFAEAWIPAGREGTVLVCSEGWYGSDLSLEEFRRFSKRFTFASGIGLPGRIWSSGEPEWIENICDYKNPIFIGRTRIAAAMGLKACFGVPICANRVVLAVLVFFKRSKSLKDRRLLELVNAVATQLGSHIQRKQAEEALQQQFLRERLVGASIERIRQSLKLEEVLKTAVEEVRYFLSTDRVAIYHFNPDGIGAIAVESVGEDWMPICGKDIQDNCFVENYISLYQEGHICAIEDIYTAGLKHCYLDFLSKFQVKANLVVPILQNSQESEVNGESSQSKIKNILWGLLIVHHCKGPRVWHSSEIESLRQLCVQLAIAIQQSTLFEQAQIEISERKQAELALQQAKEAAEAANRAKSEFLANMSHELRTPLNGILGYTQILKMHDNLTSQQQDNLQTIQDCGGHLLTLIDDILDLSKIEAEKMELYPTELDFRNFIKSISDLFQMRASQKNIAFTCEELSQLPRSIYADEKRLRQVLINLLGNAVKFTNSGGVTFKVGCLEGGEWGLGTIGNNEQRTTNNYQLPIIKLRFQVEDTGIGIEASKLEEIFLPFHQVSDRAYSTEGTGLGLSISQKLVKMMGGEIGVKSALNKGSIFWVDLELPLVENSYPLVETKEVPQIVGFLGHKRKVLVVDDNQINRDILRNLLEPLGFEIIEAADGKECLNKAVEFKPDVILMDLVMPVMDGFEATRRLRYLPELKDIVLLAISASAFDNTKLDFLLGGSDNFLIKPIEVKQLLDRLQLRLGLEWIYKDRGGKRKKKDEPLDSFQTACSLQSDEPFISTLTETSCFLPPSKDSIAALLSSAEIGDIEEILEEAARLENLDTKLVPFASHMRQLAKGFQLYKIQKLLQGYLAQY is encoded by the coding sequence ATGAACAGCCAACAATCGGAAGCCCCATTAGGATACATTTTAATAGTTGACGACCAACCAGATAACCTGCGGGTTTTATCCGCATTATTGAGAAAGCGGGGGTATGAATGCCGCCGCGCCATTAATGGGCAACTGGCACTTAGAGCTTGTAACTCAAACCCACCGGATTTGATTCTACTAGACATAGTAATGCCGGTTGTAGACGGTTACGAAGTCTGCAAACAACTCAAATCAGGCGAGAAAACCTGCGACATTCCAGTGATTTTCTTGAGCGCCAAAGGTGAAGTCTTTGAAAAAGTAAAAGCATTTGCCGCAGGCGGAGCGGACTACATCAGCAAGCCTTTTCACTCGGAAGAAGTTTTAGCTCGTGTAGAACATCAATTAACAATGCAGAGGCTGCAAAAGCAGCTCAAAGAACAAAATCAAATTCTGCAAGCAGAAATTAAGACTCGCTTAGGAGTTGAGAAAGTCCTGCAAGAGCAAAACAAAATCCTTCAAAAAGAAATCAGCGATCGGAAACAGGCAGAAGCAGCGCTAAGGGAAAGCGAGCGATTTACTCAGCAAATCGCCGAAGCCAGCCCAAATATATTATACATACACGACCTCATCGAGCAACGCAATATTTATATTAATGGTCAAATTCGCCAAGTTCTCGGTTATACTCCCCAAGAAATTCAAAATATGGGTTGTAAGTTGCTCTCAAATCTAATACACCCAGAAGATATTGTCAAACTACAAGAATATTATCAAAAAATTAAGAACTGCTCCAACGGCAATATATTTGAATTTGATTATAGGATGAAACATCAAGACGGTTCTTGGCGCTGGTTGAAGAGCCGAGATGCGATATTTGTCAGAACTCCCGAAGGCCAAGTCAAACAACTTCTAGGTACAGCCAGCGATATCACCGAGCAAAAGCAAACTGAAGATGAAATTCGTTTGCTACTAGCAACAACTCAAGCTATTAATCGCTCCCTAGATTTTCAAGATGCTTTAACAGTAATTCTCGGTTTATTTTGTACCAGCATCGGATGGGATTTTGCCGAAGCTTGGATTCCTGCGGGTAGAGAGGGTACAGTTTTAGTTTGTAGTGAAGGTTGGTATGGCAGCGACTTATCACTTGAAGAGTTTCGGCGTTTTAGCAAAAGATTCACCTTTGCATCAGGGATCGGACTACCAGGCCGTATTTGGTCTTCTGGAGAGCCAGAATGGATAGAAAATATTTGTGATTATAAGAATCCTATTTTCATAGGACGGACGCGCATCGCCGCAGCAATGGGGTTAAAAGCTTGTTTTGGCGTACCAATTTGTGCTAACAGAGTAGTTTTAGCTGTTTTAGTTTTCTTTAAGCGGTCAAAAAGCCTAAAAGATCGGCGCTTACTTGAGCTAGTAAATGCTGTGGCAACTCAGCTAGGTTCCCACATTCAACGCAAACAAGCAGAAGAAGCATTACAGCAGCAATTTTTGCGGGAGAGGCTAGTAGGAGCAAGTATCGAGCGGATTCGCCAGTCTCTGAAATTGGAAGAAGTGCTGAAAACTGCTGTGGAAGAAGTGCGTTATTTTTTGTCAACTGACCGCGTAGCAATCTATCACTTTAATCCTGATGGGATAGGGGCAATAGCTGTCGAGTCAGTGGGAGAGGACTGGATGCCTATTTGCGGAAAAGATATTCAAGACAATTGCTTTGTTGAAAATTATATTTCCCTTTACCAGGAAGGTCATATTTGTGCAATTGAAGATATTTATACTGCTGGTTTAAAGCACTGTTACCTTGATTTTCTCAGCAAATTTCAAGTTAAAGCTAATTTGGTAGTACCAATTTTGCAAAATAGTCAGGAGTCTGAAGTTAATGGCGAAAGCTCCCAATCAAAAATCAAAAATATATTATGGGGTCTGCTAATAGTCCATCACTGCAAAGGCCCTCGTGTTTGGCACTCCTCAGAAATCGAATCCCTCAGACAGTTGTGCGTGCAATTGGCAATTGCTATCCAACAATCGACACTTTTTGAACAAGCGCAAATCGAAATTTCCGAGCGCAAGCAAGCAGAATTAGCTCTGCAACAAGCTAAAGAAGCCGCTGAAGCTGCCAACCGTGCCAAAAGCGAATTTCTTGCTAATATGAGTCATGAGTTGCGAACGCCTTTGAACGGCATTTTAGGCTATACTCAAATCCTGAAAATGCACGACAATTTAACTTCTCAGCAGCAGGATAATCTCCAGACTATTCAAGACTGCGGCGGACATTTACTAACTCTAATTGATGACATTTTAGATCTCTCCAAAATTGAAGCGGAGAAAATGGAACTATACCCTACAGAGTTAGATTTTCGTAACTTTATTAAAAGTATTAGCGATCTTTTCCAGATGCGAGCTAGCCAAAAAAATATTGCCTTTACTTGTGAAGAATTATCGCAATTACCCAGGAGTATTTACGCTGACGAGAAAAGATTACGGCAAGTTCTAATTAATTTACTAGGCAATGCAGTTAAGTTTACCAACAGCGGCGGTGTAACTTTTAAAGTCGGCTGTTTAGAAGGTGGAGAATGGGGACTGGGAACGATCGGTAACAACGAACAACGAACAACTAACAATTACCAATTACCAATTATCAAACTTCGCTTTCAAGTAGAAGATACTGGCATTGGTATAGAAGCAAGTAAATTAGAAGAAATATTTTTACCGTTCCACCAAGTAAGCGATCGCGCTTATTCTACTGAAGGTACGGGACTGGGACTATCGATCAGCCAAAAATTAGTTAAGATGATGGGCGGCGAAATCGGCGTTAAAAGTGCCTTGAATAAAGGCAGCATTTTCTGGGTGGATTTAGAATTACCATTAGTTGAAAACAGTTACCCACTGGTTGAAACAAAGGAAGTACCCCAGATTGTTGGCTTTTTAGGCCATAAGCGCAAAGTTCTAGTAGTGGATGACAATCAGATAAATCGCGATATCTTACGCAATCTTCTTGAACCTTTAGGGTTTGAGATTATTGAAGCTGCCGATGGTAAAGAATGCCTGAATAAGGCTGTAGAATTCAAGCCAGATGTAATCTTAATGGATTTAGTAATGCCCGTAATGGACGGCTTTGAAGCTACTAGGCGATTGCGGTATTTACCAGAACTAAAAGATATAGTTTTACTCGCGATTAGTGCCAGTGCTTTCGATAATACTAAACTCGATTTTTTATTGGGAGGTAGTGATAATTTTCTGATCAAACCGATCGAAGTAAAGCAGCTTTTAGACAGATTACAACTACGTCTAGGATTAGAATGGATTTACAAAGATCGAGGGGGAAAAAGAAAAAAGAAGGATGAACCCCTGGATTCTTTTCAGACTGCGTGCAGTTTACAGAGTGATGAGCCCTTTATCTCCACATTAACGGAAACATCCTGCTTTCTTCCCCCTTCTAAAGACTCAATCGCTGCTTTGTTAAGCTCAGCGGAAATCGGGGATATCGAAGAAATTTTGGAGGAAGCTGCTAGGCTGGAAAACTTAGATACTAAATTAGTACCCTTTGCCAGTCATATGCGCCAATTAGCTAAAGGATTTCAGCTCTATAAAATTCAAAAACTCCTTCAGGGATATCTGGCACAATATTAA
- a CDS encoding hybrid sensor histidine kinase/response regulator: MTDKKIEKNIILIVDDNQNNLDVLFDLLKKSGFKVLVALNGESAIKQIERIHPTLILLDVMMPGIDGFETCRRLKTNPTTQDIPVIFMTALSETVNKVQGFQVGAVDYITKPFQYEEVLSRLNTHLTIRNLQKKLQEKNAELLDVNDNLEKLIEQKTKQLVQQEKIAIIGRLTQGLFHNLRNPLQVILTTVNLIETKAQETEDIVCLKYGGYINTAVNQINDIVNTLMLKSRKEQEQDLKPININELLRREIQLLEADFQFNSTIKKKYIFDEQIVSIPLIYCHISQIFHSLAENAIDAMWGEKVKELTIITRQDDRRIYIDVKDTGCGIASENMSKIFDPFYTTKLANYEDREAGVPTGIGLGLYTCLELLKPFKGEIAVSSKLKKGSVFTVILPKQLEE; the protein is encoded by the coding sequence ATGACAGATAAAAAAATTGAAAAAAATATCATACTCATCGTAGACGACAATCAAAATAATCTGGATGTGCTTTTCGATTTATTGAAGAAGTCCGGTTTTAAAGTCTTAGTAGCTCTTAACGGCGAAAGTGCAATTAAGCAAATTGAACGCATTCATCCTACTTTGATTCTCTTGGATGTGATGATGCCAGGAATTGATGGTTTTGAAACTTGCCGTAGGCTGAAAACCAATCCCACTACCCAAGACATTCCAGTAATTTTTATGACTGCACTTTCTGAGACAGTCAATAAAGTCCAGGGTTTTCAAGTAGGTGCTGTCGATTACATCACTAAGCCATTTCAGTATGAAGAGGTATTAAGCAGACTTAACACGCATCTAACTATCCGCAATCTACAAAAGAAACTTCAGGAAAAAAATGCAGAGCTTCTCGATGTCAACGACAACTTAGAAAAACTTATAGAACAAAAGACTAAACAACTGGTTCAACAAGAAAAAATAGCTATCATTGGGAGGTTAACCCAAGGATTATTTCACAATTTAAGAAATCCTCTTCAAGTTATTTTAACTACCGTTAATCTGATCGAAACAAAAGCGCAAGAAACTGAAGATATAGTATGTTTAAAGTATGGCGGGTATATTAACACTGCTGTTAACCAAATAAATGATATCGTAAATACCCTAATGCTCAAAAGCAGAAAAGAACAAGAGCAAGATTTAAAACCGATTAATATCAACGAACTTTTGCGGCGCGAGATTCAATTATTAGAAGCAGATTTTCAGTTCAACTCGACCATTAAAAAGAAATATATATTTGACGAGCAAATAGTCAGTATTCCTTTAATATATTGTCATATTTCCCAGATATTTCATAGCTTGGCTGAGAATGCAATTGATGCGATGTGGGGAGAAAAAGTTAAAGAACTAACTATTATTACTAGGCAAGACGATCGCCGAATCTACATAGACGTTAAAGATACCGGTTGTGGAATTGCATCTGAAAATATGTCAAAAATATTCGATCCTTTCTACACAACAAAGTTAGCAAATTACGAAGATAGGGAAGCAGGAGTTCCTACAGGGATTGGACTAGGACTTTATACTTGTCTTGAACTTTTAAAACCTTTTAAAGGAGAAATCGCCGTCAGCAGTAAACTGAAAAAGGGTAGCGTGTTTACGGTTATTTTACCCAAACAGCTTGAGGAATAA
- a CDS encoding tetratricopeptide repeat protein, whose translation MKSIYKAITFLGLIAALSGLPSAVKAELSPIITAQKSIDQFFDRGVDKLLKGDYSGAIEDFTEAIRLNPNQPGIYSNRGLARASKGDIQGAIADYNQAIRINPNYAIGYLHRGLAYSALKNYQYALSDYDQALRLNPNLGEAYYNRGNIRHYLKEKEAALADFKKAAEIYQQQGKTQYYQDAVEKIQELEQPSKVSRLNWS comes from the coding sequence ATGAAATCTATATACAAAGCCATCACTTTTTTAGGACTTATTGCAGCTTTAAGCGGACTACCTTCTGCTGTTAAAGCTGAGCTATCGCCCATAATTACTGCTCAAAAGAGCATCGACCAATTTTTTGACCGAGGTGTAGATAAGTTACTAAAAGGCGATTACTCTGGAGCGATTGAAGACTTCACCGAAGCGATTCGCCTCAATCCTAACCAGCCTGGAATATATAGTAACCGAGGTTTAGCTCGTGCTAGCAAAGGCGATATTCAGGGAGCGATCGCTGATTACAACCAGGCAATTCGTATCAATCCCAACTATGCGATCGGCTACCTACATCGAGGTCTGGCTTACTCTGCATTAAAAAATTATCAGTATGCACTTTCCGATTACGACCAAGCCCTCCGGCTTAATCCTAATTTAGGCGAAGCTTACTACAATCGCGGTAATATTCGCCACTACCTTAAAGAAAAGGAAGCAGCACTCGCAGATTTTAAGAAAGCCGCAGAAATCTATCAGCAACAAGGCAAAACTCAGTATTATCAAGATGCAGTTGAGAAAATTCAAGAGCTAGAGCAACCTAGTAAAGTATCTCGATTGAATTGGAGCTAA